In Malus sylvestris chromosome 16, drMalSylv7.2, whole genome shotgun sequence, the following are encoded in one genomic region:
- the LOC126607242 gene encoding protein VAC14 homolog translates to MADALSVIPAGVLRNLADKLYEKRKNAALEVEGIVKQLTNAGDHDKITAVINLLTTEFTYSPQANHRKGGLIGLAAATVGLTIEAAQHLEQIVPPVLNSFSDQDSRVRYYACEALYNIAKVVRGDFIIFFNQIFDALCKLSTDSDANVQSAAHLLDRLVKDIVTESDQFSIEEFIPLLRERMNVLNPYVRQFLVGWITVLDSVPDIDMLGFLPDFLDGLFNMLSDSSHEIRQQADSALSEFLQEIKNSPSVDYGRMAEILVQRAASPDEFTRLTAITWINEFVKLGGDQLVPYYADILGAILPCISDKEEKIRVVARETNEEIRAIKADPAEGFDVGAILSIARRQLSSEWEATRIEALHWISNLLNRHRAEVLTFLNDIFNTLLEALSDASDQVVLLVLEVHACIAKDPQHFRQLVVFLVHNFRVDNSLLEKRGALIIRRLCVLLDAERVYRELSTILEAESDLDFASVMVQALNLILLTSSELAELRDLLKRSLVNPSGKDLFVSLYASWCHSPMAIISLCLLAQTYQHASTVIQSLVEEDINVKFLVQLDKLIRLLETPIFAYLRLQLLEPGRHMWLLKTLYGLLMLLPQQSAAFKILRTRLKTVPSYAFNSEQLRRTSSGNPHQILPHMPTCSQIIEDGDINQDSKSSHNGINFALRLQQFEQMHQQHRQHAKVQAQSHSTSTASSTPKDVQRPEEQSHSRSPSSDVNRLPSRSRRAPGQLQL, encoded by the exons ATGGCCGACGCTCTCTCGGTGATTCCCGCGGGCGTCCTCCGCAACCTCGCGGACAAGCTCTACGAGAAGCGCAAGAATGCCGCTCTTGAG GTTGAGGGAATAGTGAAACAGCTCACGAATGCCGGGGATCACGATAAGATTACGGCTGTGATCAATTTGCTCACTACGGAATTCACTTACTCGCCGCAAGCGAATCACCGGAAG GGAGGATTGATAGGATTAGCTGCTGCAACAGTTGGGTTGACCATTGAAGCGGCTCAGCATCTTGAG CAAATTGTGCCACCTGTGCTTAATTCCTTTTCGGACCAAGATAGCAGAGTTCGTTATTATGCTTGTGAAGCGCTATATAACATTGCAAAG GTTGTAAGAGGAGATTTTATCATATTCTTTAATCAgatatttgatgccttgtgtaAGCTTTCAACAGACTCGGATGCTAACGTACAAAGTGCTGCTCATCTTTTAGATCGGCTTGTAAAG GATATTGTTACTGAAAGTGATCAATTCAG CATTGAAGAATTTATTCCACTGTTGAGGGAGCGTATGAATGTCCTGAATCCCTATGTTCGTCAGTTTTTGGTTGGATGGATCACTGTCTTAGACAGTGTTCCAGATATTGACATGCTGGGATTTCTTCCTGATTTTCTTGATG GCTTGTTCAATATGTTAAGTGATTCAAGCCATGAGATTAGGCAACAAGCTGATTCAGCACTTTCAGAGTTTCTCCAAGAGATCAAGAACTCCCCA TCTGTAGATTATGGTCGCATGGCTGAAATACTGGTACAGAGGGCTGCTTCACCGGATGAATTTACTCGGTTAACAGCTATCACATGG ATAAATGAGTTTGTAAAACTTGGTGGGGACCAGCTTGTTCCCTATTATGCTGATATTCTGGGAGCGATTTTACCCTGCATATCTGATAAAGAAGAGAAAATTAGAGTG GTTGCTCGTGAAACCAATGAGGAGATTCGTGCCATTAAGGCTGATCCAGCTGAAGGGTTTGACGTTGGAGCAATCCTCTCTATTGCAAGGAG GCAATTATCTAGTGAATGGGAGGCTACTAGAATCGAAGCACTGCACTGGATTTCAAACCTTTTAAACAGACATCGCGCTGAG GTTCTAACTTTTCTGAACGACATATTTAACACCCTTTTGGAAGCGCTCTCAGATGCTTCTGATCAG GTGGTTCTCTTGGTCCTAGAAGTTCATGCATGCATAGCAAAAGATCCACAACACTTCCGCCAGCTTGTTGTGTTCCTTGTGCATAATTTTCGTGTGGATAACTCTCTTCTAGAAAA ACGTGGTGCGTTGATTATTCGCCGACTTTGTGTGCTTTTAGATGCTGAAAGGGTCTACCGAGAACTGTCTACTATACTAGAAGCAGAGTCAGACCTGGATTTTGCATCTGTTATGGTTCAG GCTTTGAACTTGATTTTACTTACATCGTCCGAGTTGGCTGAGCTTCGAGATCTTTTGAAAAGATCACTTGTGAATCCTTCTGGGAAGGACTTATTTGTTTCCTTATATGCTTCATGGTGCCACTCACCCATGGCAATTATAAGCCTCTGCTTATTAGCTCAG ACATATCAGCATGCGAGTACTGTGATTCAGTCTCTGGTGGAGGAAGATATTAATGTCAAGTTTTTGGTCCAGCTGGATAAATTGATTCGGTTACTAGAAACTCCAATCTTTGCGTATCTTAGATTACAG CTTCTTGAACCTGGAAGACATATGTGGTTGTTAAAAACCTTGTATGGTCTTCTGATGTTGCTTCCTCAG CAAAGTGCCGCCTTTAAAATTCTACGGACGCGTTTAAAAACTGTCCCTTCATACGCATTCAACAGTGAGCAACTCAGACGAACTTCTTCAGGGAATCCCCATCAGATTCTACCTCACATGCCAACTTGTTCGCAGATCATTGAAGACGGGGACATAAACCAGGACAGTAAGAGTTCTCATAATGGAATAAACTTTGCTTTAAGACTACAGCAGTTTGAGCAAATGCATCAGCAACATCGTCAGCATGCAAAAGTGCAGGCACAATCACACAGTACTTCCACAGCTTCTTCAACACCGAAG GATGTGCAAAGACCTGAAGAACAAAGCCATAGCCGATCGCCTTCATCAGATGTGAATAGGCTTCCTTCCAGATCTCGGAGGGCCCCGGGGCAGTTACAATTATAA
- the LOC126607247 gene encoding putative F-box protein At1g47790: protein MEVAEAKGDEVPKIQSLVAELPNEIICFRILPKLPAKSLMRFKCVCKAWLALITRNPSFLIAYRNLHSNRNTSLLLLDLRHIDTKRQHIMSLQINKDGSPSPAGATHLLTLEPQESSLPIILCTNGLACFIFFREHRIRVFNPCTRESMTLPTISNSPTSHQSTSPDIKPCGVEVGYGFGFSPVRNEYMVVQVKLCRFLHQEPANFYRAVAVISLQVFTLGSAESWRCVEVEHDDLPFDHTFWHIDMRSVCLHGAIHWIHEEEKCIVVFDLGEQRFKVIPFPREVCSIRHHFWAVVDVGGCLALTYDMGRSSTSCSAASQLWILKDYQNQVWVKEVFDVAYPYSCLCAFHTGEVLIKSGALSQAFLHFYDTKDQSFRCSSIVVPEWMCKKDACIRWNVLSCYDETIAPVK from the coding sequence ATGGAAGTAGCTGAAGCGAAAGGCGATGAAGTTCCGAAAATTCAATCACTAGTTGCAGAGCTCCCAAATGAAATCATATGTTTTCGAATACTCCCAAAGCTACCAGCCAAGTCTCTGATGCGGTTCAAATGTGTTTGCAAGGCGTGGCTCGCTCTCATCACCCGAAACCCTTCTTTTCTCATTGCCTACCGGAACTTGCATTCCAATCGAAACACCAGTCTGCTCCTCCTCGATCTCAGGCACATCGACACGAAGCGGCAACACATTATGTCCCTCCAAATCAACAAAGATGGCAGCCCCTCACCCGCCGGCGCCACCCACCTTCTAACACTAGAGCCCCAAGAATCCAGTCTCCCCATTATACTGTGTACCAACGGCTTGGCTTGTTTTATCTTCTTTCGTGAGCACCGCATTCGTGTATTTAACCCCTGCACCCGAGAGTCTATGACCCTCCCCACCATTTCCAATTCACCCACCAGCCACCAATCTACTTCACCGGACATCAAACCCTGCGGAGTCGAGGTTGGATATGGCTTTGGATTCAGTCCTGTTAGAAACGAGTACATGGTTGTCCAAGTCAAGCTATGCAGGTTTTTACACCAAGAGCCTGCCAATTTTTATAGGGCGGTTGCAGTTATTAGCCTCCAAGTTTTCACACTGGGTAGTGCGGAGTCGTGGAGGTGCGTAGAGGTAGAGCACGATGATCTGCCATTTGATCATACTTTTTGGCACATTGACATGAGAAGTGTGTGCCTTCACGGAGCCATACATTGGATACACGAGGAAGAGAAATGTATAGTGGTATTTGACCTAGGGGAGCAAAGATTCAAAGTCATCCCATTTCCTCGAGAAGTCTGTAGTATCCGCCATCATTTTTGGGCAGTTGTTGATGTGGGTGGATGTTTAGCTCTCACATATGACATGGGGAGAAGTTCGACTTCATGTAGTGCAGCGTCACAGTTGTGGATTTTGAAGGACTACCAAAATCAAGTGTGGGTTAAGGAGGTTTTCGACGTTGCATACCCTTACAGTTGTTTATGCGCATTCCACACCGGTGAGGTCTTGATAAAATCCGGAGCGCTATCTCAAGCATTTCTTCATTTTTACGATACGAAGGATCAAAGCTTCCGGTGCAGTTCAATTGTTGTGCCTGAATGGATGTGTAAGAAGGATGCTTGTATTAGATGGAACGTTCTTTCTTGTTATGATGAAACAATTGCCCCCGTGAAATGA
- the LOC126607244 gene encoding ankyrin repeat-containing protein At2g01680, giving the protein MDSKSVRFLTHQSFFSAVRSGDLAAVTQVVEKLAKDDPSSKGSLVSDLMAMQNDAGETALYVAADNNLEEVFGYLLKVCGVEVVKIRSKHDMNAFHVAAKRGYLGIVKALLGSWPELCKLCDSSNTSPLYSAAVQDHLDVVNAILDADISSVRIVRKNGKTALHTAGRYGLLDIVKALIERDPGIVCIKDKKGQTALHMAVKGQCTPVVEEILDADNSILNERDKKGNTAVHIATRKCRPQIVSVLLSYTAIDVNVINNHYETAMDLADKLQYGESKLEITETLAEAGAKYAKHVGQVDEAMELKRTVSDIKHEVHSQLIQNETTRRRVSGIAKELKKLHREAVQNTTNSITVVAVLFASIAFLAIFNFPGQYVQSGPEAGKAKIADEVGFKVFYLLNATSLFISLAVVVVQITLVAWDTGAQKQVVSVVNKLMWAACACTCGAFLSIAYVVVGEGSSWMAITITVVGVPILIATLASMSYFVFRQHFGAFRRDSQRRIKRASGSKSFSWSVYSANISDPDDEYNSDLEKIYAL; this is encoded by the exons ATGGACTCAAAGTCCGTGCGTTTCCTCACCCACCAATCCTTCTTCTCCGCCGTTCGATCCGGCGACCTTGCGGCGGTGACTCAGGTGGTGGAGAAGCTCGCCAAGGACGACCCCTCCTCAAAAGGGTCGCTGGTCTCTGATCTGATGGCGATGCAGAACGACGCTGGCGAGACTGCGCTGTACGTGGCCGCGGACAATAATCTGGAAGAGGTGTTTGGTTACTTGCTTAAGGTCTGTGGTGTCGAGGTTGTCAAGATCAGGTCCAAGCATGATATGAACGCCTTTCATGTCGCCGCCAAGCGTGGCTACTTGG GTATTGTGAAGGCACTATTGGGAAGTTGGCCGGAGCTTTGTAAGCTGTGTGATTCTTCAAACACTAGCCCTCTTTATTCAGCTGCCGTTCAGGACCATTTAGATGTGGTCAACGCCATCTTGGATGCCGACATCAGCTCAGTGAGGATAGTAAGGAAAAATGGTAAAACTGCATTACATACAGCTGGAAGGTATGGCTTGCTCGATATTGTGAAAGCACTTATAGAACGAGATCCAGGAATAGTATGCATAAAGGATAAAAAGGGTCAAACTGCACTCCATATGGCTGTAAAAGGTCAGTGTACTCCAGTTGTAGAGGAGATATTGGACGCTGACAATTCTATACTGAATGAACGTGACAAGAAGGGAAATACAGCTGTGCACATAGCCACAAGGAAATGCCGTCCACAG ATAGTGAGCGTCTTGCTGAGCTATACGGCTATTGATGTCAACGTCATTAATAATCATTACGAAACTGCAATGGATTTGGCAGATAAACTACAGTATGGAGAATCTAAATTAGAAATTACAGAAACACTGGCGGAAGCTGGTGCCAAGTATGCAAAACATGTCGGCCAAGTGGATGAAGCAATGGAGCTGAAAAGAACTGTGAGCGATATCAAGCATGAGGTGCACTCACAGCTCATACAAAATGAAACAACCCGACGGCGAGTTTCTGGCATCGCCAAAGAACTAAAGAAGCTTCATAGGGAAGCTGTCCAGAACACGACCAATTCTATCACAGTGGTTGCTGTTCTGTTTGCATCAATAGCTTTCTTGGCCATTTTCAACTTCCCCGGCCAATATGTACAGTCTGGACCGGAAGCAGGGAAGGCTAAAATAGCCGATGAAGTTGGTTTCAAAGTGTTCTATCTATTGAATGCCACCTCTCTCTTCATCTCACTAGCCGTTGTTGTGGTTCAGATCACCTTGGTGGCCTGGGACACGGGGGCTCAGAAGCAAGTTGTGTCGGTGGTTAACAAACTAATGTGGGCTGCCTGTGCTTGCACCTGTGGGGCGTTTCTGTCGATAGCTTATGTTGTGGTCGGAGAGGGGAGTTCATGGATGGCCATCACCATAACCGTTGTGGGAGTGCCAATTCTTATTGCAACTCTTGCAAGCATGTCCTACTTTGTTTTCCGACAACACTTTGGGGCATTCCGGCGGGACTCTCAGAGACGCATCAAACGGGCCAGTGGAAGCAAGTCCTTCTCGTGGTCGGTCTACTCGGCAAATATCTCAGATCCTGACGATGAATATAACTCCGACCTTGAGAAAATCTACGCTTTGTAA